A single region of the Triticum dicoccoides isolate Atlit2015 ecotype Zavitan chromosome 2B, WEW_v2.0, whole genome shotgun sequence genome encodes:
- the LOC119364923 gene encoding WD repeat-containing protein 44-like isoform X1 — protein MSGGEEEEDEDEEVFYESRDRVLSSSGSSTSASDDDDHALQQRRRRDAYAHPAAAATAALDLWTSQPAPVQERRRRLLQMMGLAGDPSLARLEMGRSVSYDGPVRPPTLSPMPRSRSDGAVPTSTKPPRGGRTSSGSSEAMPEDDEAEADPRCLIRNLDDGTEFVVKEEFELREVGTGRQLTLEQFQLCVGRSPIVQELMRRQNIANDGASTPVHRSSSDSSNGAARPRRRISWLRTIRHVAGSMVAGSRDRRSSDEKDTSSEKGGRRSSSATDDSQDSAGAVHHGPERIKVRLYGKSYKELSGLFMNQEVRAHYGPIWSIKFSPDGRYLASAGEDCVIHVWEVLEFERRREENGVSNPFVAVMCNGSPEPTLALATVDGSHWDKKLRARVSQCRKSSSSDRLMVPEHVFGLSEKPVKTFEGHSMDVLDLCWSKSQYLLSSSMDKTVKLWDMSSVSCLKTFSHCDYVTCIQFNPVDDRYFISGSLDEKVRIWSIPKREIVDWHDLHEMVTAACYTPDGQSALVGSHKGSCHLYDTSDNKLIQQRQIDLQTKKKKSRQKKITGFQLLEQFLPGSSSKVLITSADSRIRVIDDFELVHKFKGFRNTNSQISACYAARGRYVISASENSHVYMWRNDDGPEQRSGSSKGVVSVANSYEYFYCQDVTVAAALPSTAGSAATSRTNSRRKHQELDCVSEYPDGDSSDFQQQQQSHNDLSDGSNHSGDRASATWPEELMTPTKQSLRSSTSLPDGDAAGQAPSRSAWGMAIATAGSGGQIRILQNFGFPVRV, from the exons AtgagcggcggcgaggaggaggaggacgaggacgaggaggtgTTCTACGAGTCGCGGGACCGCGTCCTCTCCTCCTCCGGCTCATCCACCTCCGCCTCGGACGACGATGACCACGCGCTGCAGCAGCGACGCCGACGGGACGCCTACGCCCACCCGGCggccgcggcgacggcggcgctcgaCCTGTGGACGTCGCAGCCGGCGCCCGTGCAGGAGCGCCGCAGGAGGCTGCTCCAGATGATGGGGCTCGCCGGGGACCCCTCCCTCGCGCGCCTCGAGATGGGCCGATCGGTCTCCTACGACGGGCCCGTCCGCCCGCCCACGCTCTCGCccatgccccgatccagatcggacggCGCCGTGCCCACCTCCACCAAGCCGCCGCGAGGGGGCCGCACGTCGTCGGGCTCCTCCGAGGCCATGCCGGAGGACGACGAGGCGGAGGCCGACCCCAGGTGCCTAATCCGGAACCTCGACGACGGCACCGAGTTCGTCGTCAAGGAAGAGTTTGAGCTCCGCGAGGTCGGCACGGGCCGCCAGCTCACCTTGGAGCAGTTCCAGCTCTGCGTCGGCCGCTCTCCCATCGTGCAGGAGCTCATGCGCCGCCAGAACATTGCAAACGACGGCGCCTCCACTCCCGTCCACAGGTCCAGCTCCGACTCCAGCAACGGCGCGGCCCGGCCCAGGCGCCGCATTAGTTGGCTTCGTACCATCCGCCACGTCGCTGGCTCCATGGTGGCCGGCTCCCGTGACCGCCGAAGCAGCGACGAGAAGGACACGTCATCGGAGAAGGGCGGACGCCGGTCCAGCTCAGCCACGGATGACAGCCAGGATAGTGCCGGCGCCGTGCACCATGGCCCAGAGCGCATTAAGGTGCGGCTGTACGGCAAGTCGTACAAGGAGCTCAGTGGGCTGTTCATGAACCAGGAGGTACGGGCGCACTACGGCCCTATCTGGAGTATCAAGTTTAGCCCCGATGGGCGCTACCTTGCAAGTGCCGGGGAGGACTGTGTGATCCATGTCTGGGAAGTGTTGGAGTTTGAAAGGAGACGAGAGGAGAATGGGGTGTCTAATCCATTTGTTGCAGTGATGTGCAATGGTTCGCCAGAGCCGACATTGGCCTTGGCCACTGTGGATGGGAGCCATTGGGATAAGAAACTCCGGGCGAGGGTCTCGCAATGTCGGAAATCCAGTAGCTCAGACCGGTTGATGGTGCCAGAGCATGTGTTTGGACTGTCGGAAAAACCTGTCAAAACTTTTGAGGGGCATTCAATGGATGTTCTTGATCTATGCTGGTCCAAGTCACag TACTTGCTTTCGTCTTCAATGGATAAAACTGTTAAGTTATGGGACATGTCAAGTGTATCATGTTTGAAAACGTTCTCACACTGTGACTATG TGACATGCATCCAGTTCAACCCTGTCGATGATAGATACTTCATTAGTGGTTCTCTGGATGAAAAGGTCCGCATCTGGAGCATTCCAAAACGTGAAATTGTTGATTGGCATGATCTGCATGAAATGGTCACTGCTGCTTGCTATACCCCTGATGGACAG AGTGCGTTAGTTGGTTCCCACAAGGGCAGCTGTCATCTTTATGACACAtcag ATAATAAGCTTATCCAACAGAGACAAATTGACTTGCAAACTAAAAAGAAGAAGTCCCGCCAGAAGAAGATCACTGGATTTCAG TTACTTGAACAGTTCCTTCCAGGGAGTTCTTCGAAGGTGCTCATCACATCTGCCGATTCACGGATCCGAGTTATTGATGATTTTGAACTAGTTCACAAATTTAAAG GTTTCCGAAACACCAACAGCCAAATCTCAGCTTGCTACGCAGCGAGAGGCAGATACGTGATCTCAGCGAGCGAAAACTCCCATGTGTACATGTGGAGAAACGACGACGGCCCTGAGCAAAGAAGCGGCAGCAGCAAGGGCGTCGTGTCTGTCGCAAACTCCTACGAGTACTTCTACTGCCAGGACGTGACGGTGGCCGCTGCCTTGCCATCCACGGCGGGGTCAGCGGCGACGTCCCGAACCAACTCCAGGAGGAAGCACCAGGAGCTGGACTGTGTGTCCGAGTATCCTGACGGAGATTCCTCTgatttccagcagcagcagcagagccaCAATGACCTAAGCGACGGTTCGAACCACAGCGGCGACAGAGCGTCTGCGACCTGGCCCGAGGAGCTCATGACGCCGACGAAACAGAGCCTGCGGTCCAGCACCAGTCTCCCCGACGGTGACGCCGCCGGGCAGGCCCCGAGCCGGTCGGCCTGGGGCATGGCCATCGCCACGGCAGGCAGCGGGGGTCAGATCAGGATACTCCAGAATTTTGGGTTTCCCGTCAGAGTATAG
- the LOC119364923 gene encoding WD repeat-containing protein 44-like isoform X2: MSGGEEEEDEDEEVFYESRDRVLSSSGSSTSASDDDDHALQQRRRRDAYAHPAAAATAALDLWTSQPAPVQERRRRLLQMMGLAGDPSLARLEMGRSVSYDGPVRPPTLSPMPRSRSDGAVPTSTKPPRGGRTSSGSSEAMPEDDEAEADPRCLIRNLDDGTEFVVKEEFELREVGTGRQLTLEQFQLCVGRSPIVQELMRRQNIANDGASTPVHRSSSDSSNGAARPRRRISWLRTIRHVAGSMVAGSRDRRSSDEKDTSSEKGGRRSSSATDDSQDSAGAVHHGPERIKVRLYGKSYKELSGLFMNQEVRAHYGPIWSIKFSPDGRYLASAGEDCVIHVWEVLEFERRREENGVSNPFVAVMCNGSPEPTLALATVDGSHWDKKLRARVSQCRKSSSSDRLMVPEHVFGLSEKPVKTFEGHSMDVLDLCWSKSQYLLSSSMDKTVKLWDMSSVSCLKTFSHCDYVTCIQFNPVDDRYFISGSLDEKVRIWSIPKREIVDWHDLHEMVTAACYTPDGQSALVGSHKGSCHLYDTSDNKLIQQRQIDLQTKKKKSRQKKITGFQFLPGSSSKVLITSADSRIRVIDDFELVHKFKGFRNTNSQISACYAARGRYVISASENSHVYMWRNDDGPEQRSGSSKGVVSVANSYEYFYCQDVTVAAALPSTAGSAATSRTNSRRKHQELDCVSEYPDGDSSDFQQQQQSHNDLSDGSNHSGDRASATWPEELMTPTKQSLRSSTSLPDGDAAGQAPSRSAWGMAIATAGSGGQIRILQNFGFPVRV; encoded by the exons AtgagcggcggcgaggaggaggaggacgaggacgaggaggtgTTCTACGAGTCGCGGGACCGCGTCCTCTCCTCCTCCGGCTCATCCACCTCCGCCTCGGACGACGATGACCACGCGCTGCAGCAGCGACGCCGACGGGACGCCTACGCCCACCCGGCggccgcggcgacggcggcgctcgaCCTGTGGACGTCGCAGCCGGCGCCCGTGCAGGAGCGCCGCAGGAGGCTGCTCCAGATGATGGGGCTCGCCGGGGACCCCTCCCTCGCGCGCCTCGAGATGGGCCGATCGGTCTCCTACGACGGGCCCGTCCGCCCGCCCACGCTCTCGCccatgccccgatccagatcggacggCGCCGTGCCCACCTCCACCAAGCCGCCGCGAGGGGGCCGCACGTCGTCGGGCTCCTCCGAGGCCATGCCGGAGGACGACGAGGCGGAGGCCGACCCCAGGTGCCTAATCCGGAACCTCGACGACGGCACCGAGTTCGTCGTCAAGGAAGAGTTTGAGCTCCGCGAGGTCGGCACGGGCCGCCAGCTCACCTTGGAGCAGTTCCAGCTCTGCGTCGGCCGCTCTCCCATCGTGCAGGAGCTCATGCGCCGCCAGAACATTGCAAACGACGGCGCCTCCACTCCCGTCCACAGGTCCAGCTCCGACTCCAGCAACGGCGCGGCCCGGCCCAGGCGCCGCATTAGTTGGCTTCGTACCATCCGCCACGTCGCTGGCTCCATGGTGGCCGGCTCCCGTGACCGCCGAAGCAGCGACGAGAAGGACACGTCATCGGAGAAGGGCGGACGCCGGTCCAGCTCAGCCACGGATGACAGCCAGGATAGTGCCGGCGCCGTGCACCATGGCCCAGAGCGCATTAAGGTGCGGCTGTACGGCAAGTCGTACAAGGAGCTCAGTGGGCTGTTCATGAACCAGGAGGTACGGGCGCACTACGGCCCTATCTGGAGTATCAAGTTTAGCCCCGATGGGCGCTACCTTGCAAGTGCCGGGGAGGACTGTGTGATCCATGTCTGGGAAGTGTTGGAGTTTGAAAGGAGACGAGAGGAGAATGGGGTGTCTAATCCATTTGTTGCAGTGATGTGCAATGGTTCGCCAGAGCCGACATTGGCCTTGGCCACTGTGGATGGGAGCCATTGGGATAAGAAACTCCGGGCGAGGGTCTCGCAATGTCGGAAATCCAGTAGCTCAGACCGGTTGATGGTGCCAGAGCATGTGTTTGGACTGTCGGAAAAACCTGTCAAAACTTTTGAGGGGCATTCAATGGATGTTCTTGATCTATGCTGGTCCAAGTCACag TACTTGCTTTCGTCTTCAATGGATAAAACTGTTAAGTTATGGGACATGTCAAGTGTATCATGTTTGAAAACGTTCTCACACTGTGACTATG TGACATGCATCCAGTTCAACCCTGTCGATGATAGATACTTCATTAGTGGTTCTCTGGATGAAAAGGTCCGCATCTGGAGCATTCCAAAACGTGAAATTGTTGATTGGCATGATCTGCATGAAATGGTCACTGCTGCTTGCTATACCCCTGATGGACAG AGTGCGTTAGTTGGTTCCCACAAGGGCAGCTGTCATCTTTATGACACAtcag ATAATAAGCTTATCCAACAGAGACAAATTGACTTGCAAACTAAAAAGAAGAAGTCCCGCCAGAAGAAGATCACTGGATTTCAG TTCCTTCCAGGGAGTTCTTCGAAGGTGCTCATCACATCTGCCGATTCACGGATCCGAGTTATTGATGATTTTGAACTAGTTCACAAATTTAAAG GTTTCCGAAACACCAACAGCCAAATCTCAGCTTGCTACGCAGCGAGAGGCAGATACGTGATCTCAGCGAGCGAAAACTCCCATGTGTACATGTGGAGAAACGACGACGGCCCTGAGCAAAGAAGCGGCAGCAGCAAGGGCGTCGTGTCTGTCGCAAACTCCTACGAGTACTTCTACTGCCAGGACGTGACGGTGGCCGCTGCCTTGCCATCCACGGCGGGGTCAGCGGCGACGTCCCGAACCAACTCCAGGAGGAAGCACCAGGAGCTGGACTGTGTGTCCGAGTATCCTGACGGAGATTCCTCTgatttccagcagcagcagcagagccaCAATGACCTAAGCGACGGTTCGAACCACAGCGGCGACAGAGCGTCTGCGACCTGGCCCGAGGAGCTCATGACGCCGACGAAACAGAGCCTGCGGTCCAGCACCAGTCTCCCCGACGGTGACGCCGCCGGGCAGGCCCCGAGCCGGTCGGCCTGGGGCATGGCCATCGCCACGGCAGGCAGCGGGGGTCAGATCAGGATACTCCAGAATTTTGGGTTTCCCGTCAGAGTATAG